A stretch of Myxococcus hansupus DNA encodes these proteins:
- a CDS encoding DUF3592 domain-containing protein produces the protein MENRFGTLLMLLWLGVIGIVAWFMYRSHAKKQRLREHGTAGEATILRMERTSMRVNRRYVYDFLLEFKVPGRPLYRRQHRSRAHDWNAFILEPGVRLNVKVDPNDPLQFVVMGAIGQQRPQSIQALFAVSQGYSEAGGVAPSDPVKALKDLQTMLDSELITQDEYAQKKAAILARM, from the coding sequence GTGGAGAATCGATTCGGTACGCTGTTGATGCTCCTGTGGCTGGGCGTCATCGGCATCGTGGCCTGGTTCATGTACCGGTCACATGCGAAGAAGCAGCGCCTCCGCGAGCACGGCACCGCTGGCGAGGCCACCATCCTCCGGATGGAGCGCACGTCGATGCGAGTCAACAGGCGATACGTCTACGACTTCCTGCTGGAGTTCAAGGTGCCGGGTCGCCCCCTCTACAGGCGGCAGCACCGCAGCCGGGCGCATGATTGGAACGCCTTCATCCTGGAGCCCGGCGTGCGTCTCAACGTGAAGGTCGATCCGAACGACCCTCTGCAATTCGTCGTCATGGGGGCCATCGGGCAGCAGCGCCCCCAGAGCATCCAAGCCCTGTTCGCGGTATCCCAGGGGTACTCCGAGGCCGGGGGCGTGGCGCCCTCGGACCCGGTCAAGGCGTTGAAGGACCTCCAGACGATGCTGGACAGCGAGCTCATCACGCAGGACGAGTACGCCCAGAAGAAGGCGGCGATTCTCGCGCGGATGTGA
- a CDS encoding SHOCT domain-containing protein, which yields MFRDLAVAKRVLQHGEDAEATVLELRDTALRIDRRPVFDVHLEVRPRGRAAYRARAKEHLGRHQNSAWLGRGALLKVKVDRNDASKVAIVGAAVTVTPNAVVIQSLPPAADPVKAMQDLQTLLDKGLITSEEFEAKKAQILARI from the coding sequence GTGTTCCGCGACCTGGCGGTGGCGAAGCGGGTGCTCCAGCACGGTGAGGACGCCGAGGCCACGGTGCTCGAGTTGCGCGACACGGCCTTGCGCATCGACCGCCGCCCCGTCTTCGACGTGCACCTGGAGGTCCGTCCGCGAGGACGCGCGGCGTATCGGGCACGAGCGAAGGAGCATCTGGGCCGCCATCAGAACTCCGCGTGGCTGGGCAGGGGCGCGCTTCTGAAGGTCAAGGTGGACCGGAACGACGCGAGCAAGGTCGCCATCGTGGGCGCGGCCGTGACGGTGACTCCCAACGCCGTGGTGATTCAGAGCCTGCCTCCCGCGGCGGATCCGGTGAAGGCCATGCAGGACCTGCAGACGCTGTTGGACAAGGGCCTCATCACCTCGGAAGAGTTCGAGGCGAAGAAGGCTCAGATTCTCGCGCGCATCTGA
- a CDS encoding alpha/beta hydrolase: MGYVHILRDFASPHEGRPRTVRIYTPAAYDTSPGRSFPVLYMHDGQNVFAHPESALFDTWCANLTLERLVAERQAEPWLIVAVDSTHERLSEYSPWDEPRSNVAAGAAPYVRFLVDTLMPYIERTYRVRHGPEWTATMGASMGGLISLHLGRTHPEQFGRIGALSPSVMWGWNRMFSEWSEHTRQWSRIYLDAGTTETVDPVGYVMRYGEATRDFHRHLQSLGYADHELRLVLEPGGEHHERDWQRRLPEAMRWLLE, encoded by the coding sequence ATGGGCTACGTCCACATCCTCCGAGACTTCGCGTCCCCGCATGAGGGGCGCCCGCGCACGGTGCGCATCTACACGCCCGCTGCGTATGACACCTCACCTGGCAGGTCCTTTCCCGTCCTCTACATGCATGACGGGCAGAACGTGTTCGCCCATCCGGAGTCCGCCCTCTTCGACACCTGGTGCGCCAACCTCACGCTGGAGCGGCTGGTGGCGGAGCGCCAGGCGGAGCCGTGGCTCATCGTCGCGGTGGACTCCACGCACGAGCGGCTCTCCGAGTACTCCCCCTGGGACGAGCCGCGCAGCAACGTGGCGGCCGGCGCCGCGCCCTACGTGCGCTTCCTGGTGGACACGCTGATGCCGTACATCGAGCGCACCTACCGCGTCCGCCACGGACCCGAGTGGACGGCGACGATGGGCGCGTCCATGGGCGGCCTCATCTCGCTGCACCTGGGCCGGACGCATCCGGAGCAGTTCGGCCGCATCGGCGCGTTGTCCCCGTCCGTCATGTGGGGCTGGAACCGGATGTTCTCCGAGTGGTCCGAGCACACGCGGCAGTGGTCGCGCATCTACCTGGACGCGGGCACCACGGAGACGGTGGACCCGGTGGGCTACGTCATGCGCTACGGCGAGGCGACGCGGGACTTCCACCGGCACCTCCAGTCCCTGGGCTACGCGGACCACGAGCTGCGGCTGGTGCTCGAACCCGGCGGCGAACACCACGAACGCGACTGGCAGCGACGGCTCCCCGAGGCCATGCGCTGGCTGCTGGAGTAA
- a CDS encoding sigma 54-interacting transcriptional regulator produces MQQKLAADMSTTAGRAQDGQTPVALSVPALTIVSHPQPQRIGERLLMEVLAAQGRTAALSRNAPDFARPGGLMALPLGDPFLSRKPLEFEPGPRGGVRMRVPEDGTQVRVANEPVQGGREFSREELSAGVPLVLADRVVLLLHLASSFRQASPLDLGIVGHGEGIHRVREDIVRVADLNVPVLIRGETGVGKELVARAIHESGPRRTGPFVSVNLGALAKELVAAELFGAQRGAYTGASRDREGFFRAAQGGTLFLDEVGEAPPEVQAALLRVLETGEIYPVGGHTPVPVDVRLVSATDAHLEARIQERLFKAPLLHRLAGFEILVPPLRERREDIGLLFHHFARQELDATGEGGRLTTADPRAEPWLPTALAVRLVRHAWSGNIRQLRNITRQLVIGSRGLPGLRADARLEQMLDAEAQPLPGRPLTPVEGEDGDGVKAARRKPADVGEQELLEALRACSWDLKATADWLGIPRPSVYVLIDKSSLLRTARDLSPEEITRCFHECEGDLDKMVQRLEVSKRALQRRVRELGLSTG; encoded by the coding sequence ATGCAGCAGAAACTCGCCGCAGACATGTCGACCACCGCGGGCCGCGCGCAGGACGGGCAGACGCCAGTGGCGCTCTCCGTGCCCGCCCTGACGATTGTGTCCCATCCGCAGCCGCAGCGCATCGGCGAGCGGTTGTTGATGGAGGTGCTCGCGGCGCAGGGGCGCACGGCGGCGTTGTCTCGCAACGCGCCGGACTTCGCGCGGCCCGGAGGGCTCATGGCCCTGCCGCTGGGGGACCCGTTCCTCAGCCGCAAGCCGCTGGAGTTCGAGCCCGGCCCCCGGGGCGGCGTCCGGATGCGGGTGCCGGAGGATGGGACGCAGGTGCGGGTGGCCAACGAGCCTGTCCAAGGCGGCCGCGAATTCTCACGCGAGGAGCTGTCCGCCGGCGTGCCGCTGGTGCTCGCCGACCGCGTGGTGCTGCTGCTCCACCTGGCCTCGTCCTTCCGCCAGGCGAGCCCGTTGGACCTGGGCATCGTCGGACACGGTGAAGGCATCCACCGCGTTCGGGAGGACATCGTCCGCGTGGCGGACCTCAACGTGCCGGTGCTCATCCGGGGCGAGACGGGCGTGGGCAAGGAGCTGGTGGCGCGCGCCATTCACGAGAGCGGCCCGCGCCGCACCGGGCCCTTCGTCAGCGTCAACCTGGGCGCGCTCGCCAAGGAGCTGGTCGCAGCCGAACTCTTCGGCGCGCAGCGCGGGGCCTATACGGGCGCCAGCAGGGATCGAGAAGGCTTCTTCCGGGCGGCGCAGGGCGGCACGCTCTTCCTCGACGAGGTCGGCGAGGCGCCTCCCGAGGTCCAGGCGGCGCTGCTGCGCGTGCTGGAGACCGGCGAAATCTATCCGGTGGGTGGACACACGCCGGTGCCCGTCGACGTGCGGCTCGTGTCCGCCACGGACGCGCATCTGGAGGCGCGCATCCAGGAGCGGCTGTTCAAGGCGCCGCTGCTGCACCGTCTGGCGGGTTTCGAAATCCTGGTGCCGCCGCTGCGCGAGCGCCGCGAGGACATTGGCCTGCTCTTCCACCACTTCGCCCGGCAGGAGCTGGACGCCACGGGGGAGGGGGGCCGGCTGACGACGGCGGACCCTCGCGCCGAGCCGTGGCTGCCCACGGCCCTGGCGGTCCGCCTGGTGCGCCACGCGTGGTCCGGCAACATCCGGCAGCTCCGCAACATCACCCGGCAGCTCGTCATTGGCAGCCGGGGCCTGCCAGGGCTGCGCGCCGACGCGCGGCTGGAGCAGATGTTGGACGCGGAGGCGCAGCCGCTGCCCGGGCGGCCGTTGACGCCGGTGGAGGGGGAGGACGGGGACGGCGTGAAGGCCGCGCGTCGCAAGCCCGCGGACGTGGGGGAGCAGGAGCTGCTGGAGGCCCTGCGCGCGTGCTCCTGGGATCTCAAGGCCACCGCGGACTGGCTGGGCATCCCCCGGCCTTCCGTCTATGTCCTCATCGACAAGAGTTCACTGCTGCGCACCGCGCGGGACTTGAGCCCCGAGGAAATCACCCGCTGCTTCCATGAGTGCGAGGGAGACCTCGACAAGATGGTGCAGCGGCTGGAGGTGTCGAAGCGCGCGCTCCAGCGGCGGGTGCGTGAGCTGGGGTTGAGCACGGGGTAG
- a CDS encoding serine/threonine-protein kinase has protein sequence MHVAGRLSETYEEELLLAMDEGLLSGEEAAALREEALRLRRGPLDLLRERGRLSEDSVVALRGELSAESTDPGAARPLEAATLTPVTPGVAPPAASSEVDESAFPIPDWDRYQSVRFLGQGGMGRVFLAYDPMLRRNVALKFVRGDDPELARRFLSEARAQARVRHERVCEVYEVGEARGRGYIAMRFVDGQPLGLLARTLTLEQKVLVLRQAAEGVHAAHGAGLIHRDIKPGNILVERTSDGGLAPFVMDFGLARDWREEGAAPNAVQGTPHYMAPEQARGEVSRLDRRADIYALGATLYSLLTGRPPFTGATEVEVITRLQNEEPVPPRALDADIPSDLEAIVLKCLEKQRPARYDSARALAEDLQRFLDGEPVLARPGLGYRLRRKARKHRVALTLGSTALTVVLLALVQAAVARGEVAERERLTRRFTERVERIEASARYSALSRLHDTREDRRELRASMDALEAEVREAGPHALGPGQYALGRALLVLDDREAARTRLEAAWAQGYREPRVAWALAQVLGDLYQERLLLDVERRSPEQRELRRKELEQNFRDPALAYLRQAEGPDVPVPPMYVKALFAFYEGRHEEALTQLEAMGRAQPWFYEAPLLQGDVLLARATQRWHQGDKAGSQEDLDAGRRAYATAIATAESQPTGHYVLARLELATMVMALYGDGDVLPHYERGVEAASRALAAAPDHHRSLVVMARLHRRLAEQRINQGREDAEPLLEKSILSAREALTLAPPSDRVALELAISYRLWARYRQERGHDPAEQLRLAIEAFERLRPEERDYAFHANLGLTYQVWADAEAERGVDPLEHQGKAIDAYLAAIRVRENQADAWINLGNALRRRASTPGATDAEGDLTRARDALAKALALNPGNVVASFRGAEISEQLARWRANHGEPHEADLEQALALFRQGLGINAKLPPLHNGLGAALLWQAEQRWEEGGDPEPLLQQAQAAFEEARTLAPKQVYAHNNLGEVWTMRAAFQSARRENPGPSGRGAVEAYRQALALQPKDADLWANLGRAQTLLATWSLETEGDPKAELARAEESLTQATTLNPRQGHGWRNTGEARALKARWLARRGTARDADFELAAQAFQQALSLEPRRHDYRLAAARFHFVWADWRQQRSEDAAPLLNQGLTLVTEVLADRPGWARAQALRGTALLALAATHASTEQRQAWRTEGQEVLRQALARNPHLESEWRGRLSAAREPLAGPPTP, from the coding sequence GTGCACGTGGCGGGGCGACTGAGTGAGACGTACGAGGAGGAGCTCCTCCTCGCGATGGACGAAGGGCTGCTCTCCGGTGAGGAGGCCGCGGCCCTGCGTGAAGAAGCCCTGCGTCTGCGGCGTGGCCCCCTGGACCTGCTGCGCGAACGGGGCCGGCTCTCCGAGGACTCCGTGGTGGCACTGCGCGGGGAGCTCTCCGCCGAGAGCACCGACCCGGGCGCCGCCCGCCCCCTGGAGGCCGCCACGCTGACGCCCGTCACGCCGGGTGTCGCGCCGCCAGCGGCCAGCAGCGAGGTGGACGAGTCCGCCTTCCCCATTCCGGACTGGGACCGCTACCAGTCCGTGCGCTTCCTCGGGCAGGGCGGCATGGGCCGCGTGTTCCTGGCGTACGACCCGATGCTCCGGCGCAACGTGGCGCTGAAGTTCGTGCGCGGCGACGACCCCGAGCTGGCGCGGCGATTCCTCTCCGAGGCCCGCGCCCAGGCCCGCGTCCGGCACGAGCGCGTGTGCGAGGTCTACGAAGTCGGTGAGGCGCGGGGCCGTGGCTACATCGCCATGCGCTTCGTGGACGGGCAGCCGCTGGGCCTGCTGGCCCGCACACTCACGCTGGAGCAGAAGGTGCTCGTCCTGCGCCAGGCCGCCGAGGGCGTCCACGCCGCGCACGGCGCGGGGCTCATCCACCGCGACATCAAGCCCGGCAACATCCTGGTGGAGCGAACCTCGGACGGCGGGCTGGCGCCCTTCGTCATGGACTTCGGTCTGGCGCGCGACTGGCGCGAGGAAGGCGCCGCGCCCAACGCCGTGCAGGGCACGCCGCACTACATGGCGCCGGAGCAGGCCCGAGGCGAGGTGTCCCGACTGGACCGTCGCGCGGACATCTACGCGCTGGGCGCCACGCTGTACTCACTCCTCACCGGCCGGCCGCCCTTCACCGGCGCCACCGAGGTGGAGGTCATCACCCGGCTCCAGAACGAGGAGCCGGTGCCGCCTCGCGCGCTCGACGCGGACATCCCGTCGGATTTGGAAGCCATCGTCCTCAAGTGCCTGGAGAAGCAGCGGCCCGCCCGCTACGACTCGGCGCGGGCGCTGGCGGAGGACCTGCAACGGTTCCTCGACGGCGAGCCCGTCCTCGCGCGCCCGGGCCTGGGCTACCGCCTGCGGAGGAAGGCCCGCAAGCACCGGGTGGCGCTGACGCTGGGCTCCACGGCGCTGACGGTGGTGCTGCTCGCATTGGTCCAGGCGGCCGTCGCGCGCGGTGAGGTGGCCGAGCGCGAGCGCCTCACCCGCCGCTTCACCGAACGCGTGGAGCGCATCGAGGCCTCCGCGCGGTACTCCGCCCTCTCGCGGCTGCATGACACGCGCGAGGACCGGCGCGAGCTGCGCGCCAGCATGGACGCGCTGGAGGCCGAGGTGCGGGAAGCGGGCCCCCACGCATTGGGCCCCGGCCAGTACGCCCTGGGCCGCGCGCTGCTCGTCCTGGATGACCGCGAGGCCGCGCGCACCCGGCTGGAGGCCGCCTGGGCCCAGGGCTACCGCGAACCCCGCGTGGCCTGGGCGCTGGCGCAGGTGCTGGGGGACCTCTACCAGGAGCGGCTCCTGTTGGACGTGGAGCGCCGCAGCCCCGAGCAACGGGAGCTCCGCCGCAAGGAGCTGGAGCAGAACTTCCGCGATCCGGCCCTGGCCTATCTGCGTCAGGCCGAAGGCCCCGACGTCCCCGTGCCGCCGATGTACGTGAAGGCGCTGTTCGCCTTCTACGAAGGCCGTCACGAAGAGGCCCTCACCCAACTGGAGGCCATGGGCCGCGCGCAGCCCTGGTTCTACGAGGCGCCGCTGCTGCAAGGGGACGTGCTGCTCGCGCGCGCCACCCAGCGCTGGCACCAGGGCGACAAGGCGGGCTCGCAAGAGGACCTGGACGCGGGCCGCCGCGCGTACGCCACCGCCATCGCCACCGCGGAGAGCCAGCCCACGGGGCACTACGTGCTGGCGCGCCTGGAGCTGGCCACGATGGTGATGGCGCTCTACGGCGACGGCGATGTGCTCCCCCATTACGAACGCGGCGTGGAGGCCGCCTCCCGCGCGCTCGCCGCGGCGCCGGACCACCACCGCTCGCTGGTCGTCATGGCGCGGCTGCACCGCCGGCTCGCGGAGCAGCGCATCAACCAGGGGCGCGAGGACGCGGAGCCGCTGCTGGAGAAGTCCATTCTCTCCGCGCGAGAGGCCCTGACGTTGGCGCCGCCCAGCGACCGCGTGGCCCTGGAGCTGGCCATCTCGTACCGGCTGTGGGCCCGCTACCGGCAGGAGCGCGGGCATGACCCGGCCGAGCAGCTCCGGCTGGCCATCGAGGCCTTCGAGCGCCTGCGCCCCGAGGAGCGCGACTACGCCTTCCACGCCAACCTCGGCTTGACGTACCAGGTGTGGGCCGACGCGGAGGCCGAGCGCGGCGTGGACCCGCTGGAGCACCAGGGCAAGGCCATTGACGCGTACCTCGCGGCCATCCGCGTGCGAGAGAATCAAGCGGACGCGTGGATCAACCTGGGCAACGCGTTGCGCAGACGCGCGTCGACGCCGGGCGCCACCGACGCCGAGGGCGACCTGACGCGGGCACGCGATGCGCTCGCGAAGGCGCTGGCCCTCAACCCGGGCAACGTCGTGGCCAGCTTCCGGGGCGCGGAAATCTCCGAGCAGCTCGCCCGCTGGCGCGCCAACCACGGCGAGCCCCACGAGGCGGACCTGGAGCAGGCGCTGGCCCTCTTCCGCCAGGGGCTGGGCATCAACGCGAAGCTGCCTCCGCTCCACAACGGACTGGGCGCCGCGCTGTTGTGGCAGGCGGAGCAACGCTGGGAGGAAGGCGGCGACCCCGAGCCCTTGCTCCAACAGGCGCAGGCGGCCTTCGAGGAAGCCCGGACGCTGGCGCCCAAGCAGGTGTACGCCCACAACAACCTGGGTGAGGTCTGGACGATGCGAGCCGCCTTCCAGTCCGCGCGCAGGGAGAATCCAGGCCCGAGCGGACGCGGCGCCGTGGAGGCCTACCGGCAGGCGCTCGCGCTGCAACCGAAGGACGCCGACCTCTGGGCCAACCTGGGCCGCGCGCAGACCCTGCTGGCGACGTGGAGCCTGGAGACGGAGGGCGACCCGAAAGCGGAGCTGGCGAGGGCCGAGGAGTCCCTGACGCAGGCGACGACGCTGAATCCCCGCCAGGGCCACGGGTGGCGCAACACCGGCGAGGCCCGAGCCCTCAAGGCGCGCTGGCTGGCGCGGCGTGGCACGGCCCGGGACGCCGACTTCGAGCTCGCGGCCCAGGCCTTTCAGCAGGCCTTGTCACTGGAGCCCCGGCGGCACGACTACCGGCTCGCCGCCGCGCGGTTCCACTTCGTCTGGGCGGACTGGCGTCAGCAGCGGAGCGAGGACGCGGCGCCGCTGCTGAACCAGGGGCTCACGCTCGTGACGGAGGTCCTCGCGGACCGGCCCGGCTGGGCCCGGGCCCAGGCGCTGCGAGGCACCGCGCTGCTCGCGCTGGCGGCGACGCACGCCTCCACCGAGCAGCGGCAGGCCTGGCGCACCGAGGGACAGGAGGTGTTGCGGCAGGCACTGGCCCGCAACCCCCACCTGGAATCCGAATGGAGAGGCCGGCTCAGCGCGGCTCGCGAGCCCCTGGCCGGCCCTCCCACGCCCTGA
- a CDS encoding DUF4215 domain-containing protein has translation MSQSASLVGDGKLEPGEECDDGNTVSGDGCSATGTIEAGYLCHVPGRPCSLASLCGNDVVDSGEACDSSAPGSDCTADCDLSLCGNGVFDNRAHPSYAQEVCDDGNRFEGDGCSRLCEVEPGFACAGSPSRCVRAGVTVFNTGVDENNRRLETGADPHWFYSDTTTGAATGPRTASDWPQEIQTARFMAAPLGAPVCVYQDFMVPSTTNVSQFRLRLATFNDNYFESARVNGQPFTPTVVNEPPGQPWQKNIFREFGTNAPWRAGLNRIELCNENAATEPNAFRYLFVDAYDDRCGDGLVSLREECDDGNTDNGDGCSSTCGIEAGYGCTGQPSTCAQTCGNGTLNPGEQCDDGNTTAGDGCNASCRVEAGYACPTPGQACVTTCGNGTIDPGEQCDDGNAYDSDGCSAACRIERGYECQGAPSQCAPLCGNGRLDPGELCDDGNTTLGDGCSNACTLELGYACPTPGQACVATCGNGTVDPGEQCDDGNLDPSDGCSTECRVEEGYACSTPPAGPSVCVASCGNGVLDPNETCDDGNATSGDGCSSGCRVENGYTCSGAPSTCATTCGDGTRAGTEACDDGNTTNGDGCSNTCTVEPGWSCPGAGNVCFNTCGNGTVDSGEACDDGNTTNGDGCSASCRVENGYTCSGAPSTCATTCGDGVRVGGEACDDGNLENGDGCSSRCLLEDGQTCNASGVCESGVCSPDTNTCVTPGACGNGTLEEGEHCDDGNTLAGDGCSPGCAIENGYGCTGTPSVCAVTCGDGIKADSEACDDGNTINGDGCSATCQVEGGFACQTADTRVFLSFQRQTHCTQVTEIDSPELPASNVQSALGVPGRYRIRYVSGAANYVGGSNWWYPGIFGVNANPGTQVQAFSLGRTPTGSATRAEAIALGFPMSRDFTAATGDVRIALVAADCALSSHNSAVTYRVDALSICQRAPVITTPTPGGTAGTDIEGTATPGATVNVYVDGAPAPICTVVADASGNWSCPLPGDLDEGQHTAVVTADLPGAPQTSTSVDFIVDTGAPAAPVITGPAQGAVVDTQTPVLSGTATPGDLVTVYEGGTVLCTATANASGQWSCTPTTPLAEGPHTVTATGTPPGGSPSPTSAPVTFTVDLGGTVTAPPVITGPPNGTVTNNPTPPISGTSAPGTVVTVYSGDTAVCTTTTNDVGQWTCTPSQPLPDGPHTLTATATAGSGPASAPSAPSELIIDTREPDTFIPRTPPARSESRTAAFEYGSTEDGVTYECSLDGGPFQPCRDSYDVGEGQHTLRVRATDRAGNVDSTPAVYTWRVELTRAFAGGGCSAAPGLSWLPLLSLLALRRRKRD, from the coding sequence GTGAGCCAGTCCGCATCCCTCGTGGGAGACGGCAAGCTCGAGCCCGGCGAAGAATGTGATGACGGCAACACCGTCAGCGGCGACGGCTGTTCCGCCACCGGCACCATCGAGGCCGGCTACCTCTGCCACGTGCCGGGGCGACCCTGCTCGCTGGCGAGCCTGTGCGGCAACGACGTCGTCGACTCCGGCGAGGCCTGCGACAGCAGCGCCCCCGGCTCCGACTGCACCGCGGACTGCGACCTGTCGCTGTGCGGCAACGGCGTGTTCGACAACCGCGCCCACCCGTCCTACGCGCAGGAAGTCTGCGATGACGGCAACCGCTTCGAGGGCGACGGCTGCAGCCGCCTGTGCGAAGTGGAGCCCGGCTTCGCCTGCGCCGGCAGCCCCAGCCGCTGCGTCCGGGCGGGCGTGACGGTCTTCAACACCGGCGTGGACGAGAACAACCGCCGCCTGGAGACGGGCGCGGACCCGCACTGGTTCTACAGCGACACCACGACGGGCGCCGCCACCGGCCCCCGCACGGCCAGCGACTGGCCGCAGGAAATCCAGACGGCCCGCTTCATGGCGGCGCCCCTGGGAGCGCCCGTCTGCGTGTACCAGGACTTCATGGTGCCCTCGACGACGAACGTCTCCCAGTTCCGTCTGCGGCTGGCCACCTTCAACGACAACTACTTCGAAAGCGCGCGGGTGAACGGACAGCCCTTCACCCCCACGGTCGTCAACGAGCCGCCGGGCCAGCCCTGGCAGAAGAACATCTTCCGCGAGTTCGGCACCAACGCCCCGTGGCGCGCGGGCCTCAACCGCATCGAGCTGTGCAACGAGAACGCGGCCACCGAACCCAACGCCTTCCGCTACCTGTTCGTGGACGCGTATGACGACCGCTGCGGCGACGGGCTCGTGTCCCTGCGCGAGGAGTGCGACGACGGCAACACCGACAACGGTGACGGCTGCTCCAGCACCTGCGGCATCGAGGCGGGCTACGGCTGCACCGGCCAGCCCAGCACCTGCGCCCAGACGTGTGGCAACGGCACGCTGAACCCCGGCGAGCAGTGCGACGACGGCAACACCACCGCGGGCGACGGCTGCAACGCGAGCTGCCGCGTGGAAGCCGGCTACGCTTGCCCCACCCCGGGCCAGGCCTGTGTCACGACGTGCGGCAACGGCACCATCGACCCCGGCGAGCAGTGCGACGACGGCAACGCCTACGACTCCGATGGCTGCTCCGCGGCGTGCCGCATCGAGCGCGGCTACGAGTGCCAGGGCGCCCCGTCCCAGTGCGCCCCGCTGTGCGGCAACGGCCGCCTGGACCCGGGTGAGCTGTGCGACGACGGAAACACCACCCTGGGCGATGGCTGCTCCAACGCCTGCACCCTGGAGCTGGGCTATGCCTGCCCCACCCCGGGCCAGGCCTGCGTGGCCACGTGCGGCAACGGCACCGTGGACCCGGGCGAGCAGTGCGATGACGGCAACCTGGACCCCTCGGACGGCTGCAGCACCGAGTGCCGCGTGGAAGAAGGTTACGCGTGCAGCACGCCTCCCGCCGGCCCGTCCGTCTGCGTCGCGAGCTGCGGCAACGGCGTGCTGGACCCGAACGAGACGTGCGACGACGGCAACGCCACCAGCGGTGACGGCTGCTCCTCCGGCTGCCGCGTGGAGAATGGCTACACGTGCAGCGGCGCCCCCAGCACCTGCGCCACCACCTGCGGTGACGGCACCCGCGCGGGCACCGAGGCGTGCGACGACGGCAACACCACCAACGGCGACGGCTGCTCCAACACCTGCACCGTGGAGCCGGGCTGGAGCTGCCCCGGCGCGGGCAACGTGTGCTTCAACACCTGCGGCAACGGCACGGTGGACAGCGGCGAGGCCTGCGACGACGGCAACACCACCAACGGTGACGGCTGCTCGGCGTCCTGCCGCGTGGAGAATGGCTACACGTGCAGCGGCGCCCCCAGCACCTGCGCCACCACCTGCGGCGACGGCGTCCGCGTCGGCGGCGAGGCGTGTGACGACGGCAACCTGGAGAACGGCGACGGCTGCTCCTCGCGCTGCCTCCTGGAGGACGGCCAGACGTGCAACGCGTCCGGCGTCTGCGAGAGCGGCGTCTGCAGCCCCGACACCAACACCTGTGTCACCCCCGGCGCCTGCGGCAACGGCACGCTGGAAGAGGGCGAGCACTGCGACGACGGCAACACCCTGGCGGGTGACGGCTGCTCGCCCGGCTGCGCCATCGAGAACGGCTACGGCTGCACGGGCACCCCGTCCGTCTGCGCCGTGACGTGTGGTGACGGCATCAAGGCGGACAGCGAGGCCTGCGACGACGGCAACACCATCAACGGTGACGGCTGCTCCGCCACCTGCCAGGTGGAGGGCGGCTTCGCGTGCCAGACGGCGGATACGCGGGTGTTCCTCAGCTTCCAGCGTCAGACGCACTGCACGCAGGTGACTGAAATCGACAGCCCCGAACTGCCCGCCAGCAACGTGCAGTCCGCGCTGGGCGTCCCGGGCCGCTACCGCATCCGCTATGTGTCGGGCGCCGCGAACTACGTGGGAGGCTCCAACTGGTGGTACCCGGGCATCTTCGGCGTCAACGCCAACCCGGGCACGCAGGTGCAGGCGTTCTCACTGGGCCGCACGCCCACCGGCTCCGCCACGCGGGCCGAGGCCATCGCGCTCGGTTTCCCGATGTCGCGTGACTTCACGGCGGCCACGGGCGATGTGCGCATCGCGCTGGTGGCCGCTGACTGCGCGCTCAGCTCCCACAACAGCGCGGTGACGTACCGCGTGGACGCGCTGTCCATCTGCCAGCGCGCCCCCGTCATCACCACGCCCACGCCGGGTGGCACCGCGGGCACGGACATCGAGGGCACGGCCACGCCGGGCGCCACGGTCAACGTGTACGTGGATGGTGCCCCCGCGCCCATCTGCACGGTCGTCGCCGATGCCTCGGGGAACTGGTCCTGCCCGCTGCCGGGTGACCTCGACGAAGGCCAGCACACGGCGGTCGTCACGGCCGACCTCCCGGGCGCGCCGCAGACCAGCACGTCGGTGGACTTCATCGTCGACACCGGGGCCCCCGCCGCGCCGGTCATCACCGGCCCCGCGCAGGGCGCCGTCGTGGACACCCAGACGCCGGTGCTGAGCGGCACGGCCACGCCGGGCGACCTGGTGACGGTGTACGAGGGCGGCACGGTCCTCTGCACCGCCACGGCCAATGCGTCGGGCCAGTGGAGCTGCACGCCCACCACGCCCCTGGCCGAGGGCCCGCACACGGTGACGGCCACCGGCACGCCGCCGGGCGGCAGCCCCAGCCCCACCTCCGCGCCCGTCACCTTCACGGTCGACCTGGGTGGGACGGTGACGGCGCCGCCGGTCATCACCGGTCCTCCCAACGGCACGGTGACGAACAACCCGACGCCGCCCATCAGCGGCACGTCGGCGCCGGGCACGGTGGTGACGGTGTACTCGGGCGACACGGCGGTGTGCACCACCACCACGAACGACGTGGGCCAGTGGACCTGCACGCCGTCCCAGCCGCTCCCCGACGGACCGCACACGCTGACGGCGACCGCCACCGCGGGCTCGGGGCCCGCCAGCGCGCCCTCCGCGCCCAGCGAGCTCATCATCGACACGCGGGAGCCGGACACGTTCATCCCCCGCACGCCGCCCGCGCGCAGCGAGAGCCGGACGGCCGCGTTCGAGTACGGCTCCACCGAGGACGGCGTCACCTACGAGTGCAGTCTCGACGGGGGCCCCTTCCAGCCCTGCCGTGACAGCTATGACGTCGGCGAGGGTCAGCACACCCTGCGCGTCCGGGCCACGGACCGGGCGGGCAACGTGGACTCCACGCCCGCGGTCTACACGTGGCGGGTGGAGCTCACGCGAGCCTTCGCGGGTGGCGGCTGCAGCGCGGCGCCTGGCCTGTCCTGGCTGCCGTTGCTGAGCCTGCTCGCCCTGCGTCGGCGCAAGCGCGACTAA